aaatgaaatattttcagtaaGGCATCATGTGTGGGGCCATCATGACGGGGTCCTACGTTTCACACGGAAACCGACGCTAATGACCGATGTTTGTTTTGCTACAGTTAGCAGGTACATATTTTCAATTTACTGGAACATTTACACGAAAATGAGGATTGCCAAGCAGGGATTTACAGTGTATATTATTTCAACTTTACACTGTAACGATTTATTGCTCACTAACTATCAGTTTAACGCTGCTAAAACGTTTGTTTACATTGGTTTCTGCGCGTCCACTGAAGCTAAAGGCGTTAGCTAAACGCATTAGCTCTGCCAATGCTAACCgtgtttttgtcattaatgtGTGTTAACGTTTAGAACGTTACTGCGTTTTTACATTGTTATAAAACGGATTACCTTCTCTTACAGCTAAGATTTAACTTAACTCATCACTAGCACAGAAGAGCGCTAACTTTAACGTGCTAAATTAGCCAGCTGTGCTAGGCGGCTAACGAGCGGTGTCTGCAACGAAGCTGCTGCGTGgttgtttgttaaaaatgttattttaaacgAGACTCTCGATTTATTTTTTCGATTCTGTACAATTGGTTATCGAGAAAATACAACTAAATATTGTGGGAGAATTCATTTTATTTCGGTGTCATGCGAATCTATAACACATTTACATCAAGCATTAACTATACAGCTGTTTCCATCAGGTTGGATACACATTAATCCAATTAATTatttcaagaaaagaaaaactttgcaTGAATAAACCCACTCATTGATGCTCGATCACTCATTGATTCACGGTTGTCTTCCCATTCATTACTTAAATAAGATGCCAatttaaatgtctctttttttctaacAACCATTTAAGTCCTTGTGAATCATTCATACCCATCAACCCACTCACATGCTTTATATCATTAAACAAAAACTAGTACGAaggacaataaaacaatataatgattttcatttttagtttcctctaagtcacacacactggtcaAAGTCAAGTTTCATCTTTCACAGCAGTGAACAGACCCATCTCAATAAGAGGAGACAGAATACCAGCTCTCATCTAGGCACAAACaagcctttttctttcttcgATTCATTAAAAAGGACataattttagaaaaataatccTATTTAATTAGTGCCACAACAATAAGTTGTGCAACAGATGGAATATTTACTCAGACAGTTAGGAGAGTGTTTAAGGATTCTGGAAATGGCTTCAAAATAGCAGTGTTGTTAAACAACTGTTTCTTGTTGTCTCTCCTCAGTATGCCTGCTGAACGCAAGCGCTCAGTAAACATGGATGAGAAAGATGTTTGCTCCTTCAGTAacaaggaaaaagagaaggacagagatgGTGAGAGAAGACCAGCGTCTGCTCGGGATAAAGCAAAAGATGAGGCCAAAATGAGTGGTAAGAAAGAAGGTGgcaaggaggagaaaagaaagcgcctagaggaggaaaagaagaagaaagaggaaaaggagcgaagaaagaaggaggaggaaaaacagaaagcggaggaggaacagaaaaagaaagaggaggaggagaagaggcagcaggaggagcaggagaggaaactTCAAGAGGAGGAGGCTAAAAGACAAcgtgaggaggaggcagcactTCTGAAGTAAGTGGTGGTGAACTTTGCTGTTGTCGTCTTTGTAAAGCCTCCTTCTTCTCAGAGGCATAATAGATTCAGCATCATCAATATCAAATCAAAGAAATCCGATGAtagttttttgcttttgttttgttttcatcatataTCTTTATCAATTTTACCTACTTTCTacagggaaaaggaggaggggcATCAGCTGCACCAGGAGGCCTGGGAGCGCCATCAGTGCAGGAAGGAACTCCGCAGCAAGAACCAGAACGCCCATGAGGGTCGACCTGAAGAGGCCTTCTTCAGCCGACTGGACTCCAGCCTTAAAAAGAACACTGCCTTTGTCAAGAAGCTGCGTACACTCACTGAACAGCAGCGGGATTCACTCTCCAACGACTTTGCTTCACTGAACCTCAGCAAGTACATCGGCGAGGCCGTGAGCTCCGTCGTGGAGGCCAAGTTGAAGATCTCTGATGTGGGCTGCGCTGTGCATCTGTGCTCCCTCTTCCACCAGCGCTACGCTGAGTTCGCTCCGTTACTGTTACAGGCGTGGAAGAAGCACTTTGAAGCAAGGAAGGAGGACAAGGCGCCTAATGTGAGCAAGCTGCGCACAGATCTACGCTTCATTGCCGAGCTCACCATCGTCGGCCTCTTCACAGACAAGGAGGGTCTCTCGCTGATTTATGAGCAGCTGAAGAACATTATTAGCACCGACCGGGAGACGCACACTCATGTGTCAGTGGTCATCAGCTTCTGTAAGCACTGTGGGGACGACATTGCTGGTCTGGTGCCCCGTAAGGTGAAACTGGCTGCTGACAAGTTTGGCTTGTCCTTCCCTCCGAGCGAGATCATCagcacagagaaacagcagccCTTCCAGAACCTTCTACGGGAGTACTTCACATCACTCACCAAACACCTGAAGAAGGACCACCGGGAGCTGCAGAACATTGAGAGGCAGAACAGGTGAGTACATCCTTTGTCAACGGGCAATAGAGCTCCTTGGTCACTCTTTGTTGCTCACTATCATACAACTTTCTCCCCTTTTCAGGCGAATTCTTCATTCCAAAGGGGAGCTGAGTGAGGACAGGCACAAGCAGTATGAAGAGTTTGCCACTTCCTACCAGAAGCTGCTGGCCAACACTCAGTCCCTGGCTGATCTGCTGGATGAAAACATGCCAGAGCTGCCTCAGGACAAGACTGTGCAAGAGGGTGTGTAGTTAAATTAAACGTGCTCttgagatgtttgtttttacacgTGTGTcgtattttaaatatatgtaaatctctttctctgctctctcagagCATGGTCCTGGTATTGATATTTTCACCCCTGGTAAGCCTGGAGAGTATGACCTGGAAGGAGGGATCTGGGAAGATGAAGATGCTCGTAACTTCTATGAAAACTTGGTGGACCTGAAGGCCTTCGTCCCTGCCATCCTCTTCAAGGACAACGAGAAGAGCGGCCAGGGGAAAGATAAGGATGACGCCAAAGGTATCTTTCATGACTccacagacagatgaagaaggagagtctgtcagtgttgttctgactgtgctgctgtttctggCCTCTTCAGATGGGAAAGAAGGGAAGGACACGGCCAGCAccacagaggagctggagctggagctggaggctCTGGAAATCACAGATGAACCTCTGGAACTGGAGGGAGCAGACGAGGCGGAAAACGAAGAACTGGCCAAAAAACTACTGGATGAGCAAGGTAAACAAGTCCTTTTCAGAAAAGAATGGTAATTTTACATGTCAACCCAATGTCAGTTGTACCTAGAGATCACACCTCAGTTGTACGACTACAATTATAATCAGTCTTTATATTTCAAACTTGAAAACATAAAGCATGAAACTCCcggtttaatgtttaatgttttatttttgtatgtgtagAACAAGAGGACGAGGAGGCCAACACAGGGTCCCACTTGAAGCTAATCGTGGACGCCTTCATCCAGCAGCTCCCGAACTGTGTCAACAGAGACCTCATAGACAAGGTGAGGAGAACGTTTAACACGGTGTACATGTTGTTTATAAgttaaaatgtcttattttgtgtCGGGATGATTTGAtagaaacaaatgaacaaaattatACTGTGAAAGCATTTCATCCATATTTCCACCTGACCTCTGCTCTTACATATTATACAGCGTTACAAATGAGTAATGGCAGGTCATGCactttgttttctcctgcaggCTGCCATGGACTTCTGCATGAACATGAACACCAAATCTAACAGGAGGAAGCTTGTCCGTGCTCTCTTCACTGTCCCCAGGCAGAGGTAAATCTTTGCAAACTGCATCTATATGCTGACCATGAGTATGTAGATAACTTTTAAACCATATGAACAGCTTTGATcgattttaaagctgcactaatccatatttttatatttgcaatGGATCAAATGTCTGTGTTGCCTCGGTGCCCTGGAGCGATTTAGCCTCTTTCAGTTCATTGTATTGATAGATCTGCTGTTAaccacctgcccagcaccaaacagcagacagacacagttagagacaacgtttagcagctaaagagccagatgtttttctgtgcagttaGTAGTAGAGACCAGaacagagcaaaaagagagggaatattgGACTAGATTAATCAGGAGTCCATAAACAAGACTCTGAATTAATAAACATGGATGAATAAATTCAGTACCATACCTGAATGTATCTCATATAGACACAGACAgtggactgaagctgctgctcgGATGTGTAGACAAGGTGTTAGGATGGGAATAATCTACAATTATCATTACTGTCGACTAATTCCATGAAAAGCCAAAACCAACATTGTATTACACCATCTCTTAATTCCTTTTGACTTTCCTGCCTGTGGTGTTCGGCCTCAAGCCCATTGGCTCCTGCTGaggatgtaaataaaataaaaaaaggctcagtaatttcctaaaacagttGGACACTAGCTTctaacaaacaggaggaaatagtgcatttgttggggactatcttcagcggcggattaataCATATATGGTGCTCTAGTGTGTATTTGGCACTGAAGAATAGGACACATCAGGCTTTGGATATATACTACAACATATGTAATGTTGGTTTGGGTaatttcatgggatttattgacAAGGAAGATATAGACTGTTACCTTCAAACaccagcaggtggtgctgtTGTCTTAATTTCTAGTCTCTTGCTAATCAGTGGCGCGCTGACTCTTCCTCCTGTCTCAGGTTGGATCTGCTGCCCTTCTACTCTCGCCTGGTGGCAACTCTTCATCCCTGCATGTCAGATGTGGCTGAGGacctctgctccatgttgaagGGAGACTTCAGGTTTCACGTAGGTATATAGGCATAATACTCTGAATGACAAGGttgaatttttttgataattttgtgtgtgttttgcgcTTTTAGATTCGGAAGAAGGACCAGATCAACATCGAGACCAAAAATAAAACGGTCAGATTTATCGGGGAACTGGCCAAGTTTAAGATGTTCTCAAAAACAGACACGCTGCATTGTCTCAAGGTGGGTGAAGAATCTGTTTCTGAGATCTGaggctttgttttctctgagctGATTAATGGTAATGTCTtaactgaactgtgtgtgtgtcccaacAGATGCTGCTGTCTGATTTCACCCATCACCACATAGAGATGGCCTGCACACTGCTGGAGACCTGTGGCCGCTTCCTGTTCAGATCCCCCGACTCTCACCTGCGTACCAGCGTCCTGCTGGTCAGTACACATCCTCATCGTCATCACAGTGGATCAGCCTGGTTAAAACAGACAATAATAATCCAATACAAATCTTTATTACCCTGCCTTCAAGTGTGGCTTCTCAGAACAGCTGGAAACACTTCTTCCTTCCAGCATGTTTACATGTTAGTTAGTTAGACTGCACTTTGTAGAAATATTGAACATTGAAGTTGTAGTGtttatgaaaacagctgatattTTGGTCAAATCCTGTCTGCGTTTCAGGAGCAAATGATGCGTAAAAAGCAGGCGCAGCATTTGGACGCTCGCTATGTGACGATGGTGGAGAACGCATACTACTACTGCAACCCCCCGCCCATGGAGAAGACGGTGAAGAAGAAGCGGCCGCCGCTGCAGGAGTACATCCGCAAGCTGCTCTACAAGGACCTGTCCAAGGTCACCACCGAGAAGGTGCTGAGGCAGATGCGCAAACTGCCGTGGCAGGATCCCGAGGTCAAGAGCTACCTGATCTGCTGCATGGTCAATATCTGGAACGTGAAGTACAACAGCATCCACTGCGTGGCCAACCTGCTGGCCGGCCTGGTGGCCTACCAGGAGGACGTGGGCATCCATGTGGTGGACGGAGTGCTGGAGGACATCCGGCTGGGCATGGAGGTAAGACTGTGATGTAATAACACTTACTGACAAAAGACGAGAGGGTTTTGTTTATGTATCATTGATGAGTCCAGAGTGGTGAGGTAATGTGCAGTGAGAGAAcaggaagacaaacaaaaccaggTGTAAATCTTGACTGACAGTTTTGACAGCTGATTGAAGCCATGTTGCTACTGTCATAAGTGTGACGGGCACCGCTGCATGCTGCAGGACACGTGAGAATGTCGCCTGGCACAGTCATGTTTTCACAACACCTCTGACTGTTTCATGTGGTTGAATCTACAACTCTGTGACACCAGAGTATCAACATGCAGAATATTAGAAACTGCTTGTCTCAGATCTAAAGGTCAGAATTATGTAACTCTGATGAGTCGTTCATTTTGCTGTTAATAGATTTGTACCTTTTACTTTAGATTTCTAATGCAGGACTTTTTACTTGTAGCAgaatatttttaaagtgttgtATGGCTGTTTACTTTAATATAAAAAGAGcagttatttaaaatattaaccaaAATTGCAACATGACCAAGTGCAGTATTgaaattgcaggagctgcaatttttatGCCGACAGTCAGGGCTGGAGTTTTCAGGTTCTCCGTCtcattcttgtgaacatgatatctcagtgacGCCTTGAGGTAACTTTGGCACAAActctcacctggactcaaggcTGAACTCATCAGATTTTGGACAAagttcacagtcacagtgaccacaCACTCTTGTGAAATGCCGGAGGTAATTTTATGAAACGgtcacaaaacacgtttttggccgTAACTCACAAATTGCTACACAATAGCATAATAGCTTATAATAATAGCATAATATGAAGTGATGACGCTTCTGGCCATTGTTCAATACTGTTTCTCAGGAagaggagattgtgaccatatttcctgcaacttggctggttggttgGTGGAAGCAGACAACCgcaaggcggtaattctagttttgataaaggtgaaatgtgtctcaacataccataaatgaagcattgtgatGCTACGGAGATGCAACGGCctataaatcatattctccaaaCATAAAGGaacgtgtttgttttgtaaaagtCCCcgaaaaaatcacatcatcatcatatttttatgtttcagtgaaatgcaaaaatgaccattcccaATTAAATTCTGACTCATATATTTgcatatatgatttttttttttttgcatatcgttcagccctaGTATCGGGTCTGAATCTGTCATCCACTGCTGTCTATTCACAGGTCAACCAGCCCAAGTTCAACCAGCGGCGGATCAGCAGCGCCAAGTTCCTGGGCGAGCTCTACAACTACCGCATGGTGGAGTCGGCCGTCATTTTCCGCAccctcttctccttcatctccttcGGGGTCAATCAGGACGGCAGCCCCAGCCCTCTGGACCCCCCAGAGCACCTGTTCCGCCTCCGCATGGTCTGCACCTTGCTCGATACGTGCGGCCAGTACTTCGACCGCGGCTCCAGCAAGAGAAAGCTGGACTGTTTCCTCATCTACTTCCAGGCACGTCTGCTCACAATACACCTCCATGCTCAGTCCTGTGTTATTGTGCACATACGTGAATGTGGTATTGTTCTGTGGattgactaattaattaattgaccAATCGTTGCAGCTGTGTACTTTTCTCTATGCAGCCATTTATGCCGTGATAAATCTCAAGGGACTTCAATAAAATGATgtcctgtgttttctgcagcGGTACATCTGGTGGAAGAAGAGCATTGATGTTTGGACCAAGGACCACCCGTTCCCCATCGACATCGACTACATGATCAGCGACACCCTGGAGCTGCTCAGGCCCAAGATGAGACTCAGCTGCTCCCTGGACGAGGCCACCAAACAGGTCGCCGACCTGGAGAGGGAGGTGCTCGTCAAGCTCGGTAAGAGTGACACAGTGTGCTCGTATCTAAAGTGTCTATATCCGGCATGTAATTACTGCATGTGTGAAGGATTGTGAGTGTGCAGCAGCCGGTCTCTCCGGTCGATCCGCTCTCTGTCGCCCCGGCTGAGCAGCATTCCCCGGTGTGTAGGAGGACGATCGATCGTGCTGCATCATTCCTCACCCTGCTTCATCTGTCAGACAGGTTCATCTCAGCTAAACGCACAtacctcacacatacactcagtcAAAGGGCCCAGACAATACAGAGATTTAAGGAATGATAAttgtgaattaaaataaatgaaaagaaggaCGTCGGTCACCGAGTTTCTCTGTGCAGAGTTTATTAGAGGTGGTTCACCAccaaaaatgttaataatgttttGGTATGTCCGTGACATGTATCCATGTGTTCCACATCGATTGACAGGAATGTAATCATCTGTTTTCAGAATCAATTAATCACagaagtcttgtttttatgCCAAGACTCTGATTCTAGTTTCTCATAGGACATGATTTTTAGGTGTTGTTTGTAAACTGGATATATTTGAGTGTTGATCACAAGTAAATGTCCACAACTCgcagaaataacaaaaagactgagattcatcacatttttactGCTTTATTTTATAACATCAGTGAATGACAAGTCACAAAGTTGGAACTGCTGTTAAGTTCCTATTTGCTCAcgtactgtctgtactgtcgTTCATGTTGTCCTACTAAGACTATCGTTGTGACTCTTATGTGAAAGTGACTCGGGCACTTGTGTTTTGTGGGTTTTGTATTAAGACATATTTGAAAAACGACTTTCCAGGaatgcagagacagaaagagacagaacacaATGAGCGAGACAGAGAGTAGGAAGAAGGAAACGTTTGTGTTGCAGGTGTATCTTCAAAGCACGGCAGCACTGGCTTTGTTCAACAGTATCAAGGTGTTGACTTGGAATGTGCAGAGAAAAATGTAGATATTAGCTCCACCCTCAGAGAGAGTGACACTGTGGGACCGACTGCAGGCCGCTGCAAcactcagatcctttactgaAGCAAAGTTAGCAGgacaacagtgtaaaaataaataaggaaCATGTACcgaaagtatcaaaagtaaaagtacttattCGTACTGTGGCTGATTGTTTATGCcataattagatttttaatacTGATACAGCAGCGAGCTACTTTGTAGTCCTTCATATAAAGTTAAATCACAAGATGGAGAAATCTTGAAGCACAAGACAAATCTGAGGGTCGTGACAGGATCAGTGGGAGAACAAAGAAGATAAGAGTGAATGGATTTGTTCTTTTGGACTGTTCTCTAATCCTTGTGCTTTTTTATTGAAAGATCAGAGTTTTACTTCTTTGAGCCTCGTTTGTACTAAAACATCCGTGAAATTTAAACCgcaaacagctgattttttttctgtcagtaaCCAAttctttaatctttaacaacagtttgtcttttattagcttattatatgtttttacatgACAATCTAACTCTGCAATGTAACTAGTAATTATaggtgataaataaataaagtggagTAAAAGCATAAAGCagcataaaaaggaaatacaagAACCTCAGAAACATATGTAAGTTCAAtgctttaatgtgtgtgtgtgtgtgtgtgtggaggagagcATGATTGATGAGGATTAGAGGCCCCCTAAGTAACACAGTGGTCCCATTGTTTTACTGTTCATACTTGAACCGGGATCAAACATTCCTCGGTTCCCGAGTCACACAAGACCTGATCTTCAACCTCAGGCCGCCTGCCTGACTTCATTTTTCTCACCGTCACCACAGCTGCATAATTAGCTCCTGTAATTGGTTGCACTTCTTATCCAGGTTGACTAATGAGGCAATAATTCCCTCCTGAATATTTGCTGAATTAATACCTGAAGCTTTTGTTTGAGTGAAGCTGCTTCCCCTGGTTGGGCGTGGCTGCATGCATTTTGATAACGATCTCTCATAACCACCTGTGTGCAATCTAATAATCGCACGTTGtacattgtgttttcatcaagGTATGGCCATGGAGAAGGACGGCCGCTCCAGCGCCATGAGCGAAGGGGACGGGCTTGACGAGGAAGACGACGACGATGACGAAGAGGGAGGCGCTGACACTGAGGAGCAGTCGGGCAACGAGAGCGAAATGAATGAACAGGAAGAGGATGTGAGTCCTTTTGTCCTGATGACCTAACTCTCCAAAACTTCACCTTGTTCCTCTGCCCAACTGCCACTGTTGTGTTGGTGGAGTGACGCTGTGACATGACAACTGATGGCGTCTGTAAATAATGTTGTTCTTCCTTGATGATCTTGTTTGGCTGGAGAAGCCCCTGAAACTGAGGCCAGAACTTGTTTATTGTGTTGGAAAGTCACAGATAAAATCATAGTGTGTAATATGAAAAGATTCTGATCTCAAGTCTCCAGCTCCAGTCGCTTCCGGGTGGATTTCTTTCAAACGTGTTTGATATTCGTGACTGACAACAGCTAAAGACTTAGATTAGAGTTTTTCCCTCTTTGGAAATTTGCTCCAACGTTTTCAGACGTGAAGATCGACCGGCAGCTGGTCGATGACCAACGTCGTCATGGGGAGAACAGTCGTATCCCAGCAAGCTCTTTGCTAACTGACAGCTCGCTCTGTTGCCTCCCTAGCATTTTGATATATGATACAAAAATACTTAGTCTCAGAGATTAAATATTTGTCGCTGCCACAGTAGTCTGTCTGAAGATAAAGTGAagattcatctttttattttatcaacaGCGCTGCTCTGAGGGCCTTAAATGTACAGAtcagagctgcaacgattagttgATTCATCGAATTGTCAATCATACAAAAATCGAATAAACGTTTTGGATGAATCACTTCAGCCGcttatattaaaatgaattaagtgAAAGATTCAATGAATAATCCAACGTATTGGTTCAAATTCTACTCGCTGTTTTACAAGAGCATAAATATGTAGAATCAGAATTTTCATAGATTTTATCAGCAGAATTTCCATTCAGTTAACAGGTTgtgcctttttatttatttatttatttattttctttccacacAGGATGGGTCTGAGaacgaagaagaagagagggaggaagaggaagaagagaacaCCGACTACCTGACCGACTCCAATAAAGAAAACGAGACTGATGAGGAGAACAATGTAAGATAGAACATATGAGGAGCTGTGGATAAGAGACTCGGTGCTGAACCCGTAAATCTGTCCACAAATTAAAAAGCAGTGTAATCACCGTCACGATTACAGGATGAGTGATGGTGAATGTTGACACAGACCAGAGGTTGGAGCAGGTTATCATTAACGTCCTAACCTTGGTTCTGGCAGCAAGAGACTATTTTAAATTTAGCTTtaagaaaacactgattttatGAGACGACAGGGGAACTTTTTATCTGGTTGTGTTTAATTTGCTGCGTCTGTGTAGGAGGTGACCATCCGTGGCGGTGGACTGAAGCACGTGGCCTGCGCTGAGGATGAGGACTTCATTCAGGCTCTGGATAAGATGATGCTGGAGAACCTGCAGGTACGACATCCTGCTGCTCGGCTGTCGGCTGAACTGTGAATGCAGTGAAGTCTTTGCGCCGTGCGGTCACTGGTTTTGCTCGCTTGAATTGTTGTTCCTGTTCATACTGTTCATTACAAGATCCCTGTGTAATGAGGTTTCAGTGTAagtgagggggagagaaagtTTAGATCATTTAAAAGTTTGTTCAAAGTTTGGCAAATTGaccctctgtttttctgctgaaacAAACTTCCCCTCTGCAGCCACTTTCCTTCGATCCGAACAT
The sequence above is drawn from the Seriola aureovittata isolate HTS-2021-v1 ecotype China chromosome 22, ASM2101889v1, whole genome shotgun sequence genome and encodes:
- the upf2 gene encoding regulator of nonsense transcripts 2 isoform X1, which codes for MTDVCFATVSSMPAERKRSVNMDEKDVCSFSNKEKEKDRDGERRPASARDKAKDEAKMSGKKEGGKEEKRKRLEEEKKKKEEKERRKKEEEKQKAEEEQKKKEEEEKRQQEEQERKLQEEEAKRQREEEAALLKEKEEGHQLHQEAWERHQCRKELRSKNQNAHEGRPEEAFFSRLDSSLKKNTAFVKKLRTLTEQQRDSLSNDFASLNLSKYIGEAVSSVVEAKLKISDVGCAVHLCSLFHQRYAEFAPLLLQAWKKHFEARKEDKAPNVSKLRTDLRFIAELTIVGLFTDKEGLSLIYEQLKNIISTDRETHTHVSVVISFCKHCGDDIAGLVPRKVKLAADKFGLSFPPSEIISTEKQQPFQNLLREYFTSLTKHLKKDHRELQNIERQNRRILHSKGELSEDRHKQYEEFATSYQKLLANTQSLADLLDENMPELPQDKTVQEEHGPGIDIFTPGKPGEYDLEGGIWEDEDARNFYENLVDLKAFVPAILFKDNEKSGQGKDKDDAKDGKEGKDTASTTEELELELEALEITDEPLELEGADEAENEELAKKLLDEQEQEDEEANTGSHLKLIVDAFIQQLPNCVNRDLIDKAAMDFCMNMNTKSNRRKLVRALFTVPRQRLDLLPFYSRLVATLHPCMSDVAEDLCSMLKGDFRFHIRKKDQINIETKNKTVRFIGELAKFKMFSKTDTLHCLKMLLSDFTHHHIEMACTLLETCGRFLFRSPDSHLRTSVLLEQMMRKKQAQHLDARYVTMVENAYYYCNPPPMEKTVKKKRPPLQEYIRKLLYKDLSKVTTEKVLRQMRKLPWQDPEVKSYLICCMVNIWNVKYNSIHCVANLLAGLVAYQEDVGIHVVDGVLEDIRLGMEVNQPKFNQRRISSAKFLGELYNYRMVESAVIFRTLFSFISFGVNQDGSPSPLDPPEHLFRLRMVCTLLDTCGQYFDRGSSKRKLDCFLIYFQRYIWWKKSIDVWTKDHPFPIDIDYMISDTLELLRPKMRLSCSLDEATKQVADLEREVLVKLGMAMEKDGRSSAMSEGDGLDEEDDDDDEEGGADTEEQSGNESEMNEQEEDDGSENEEEEREEEEEENTDYLTDSNKENETDEENNEVTIRGGGLKHVACAEDEDFIQALDKMMLENLQQRSGEAVKVHQLDVAIPLQLKSQLKKGGSGQTCIGEGDSDISDTMQFVMLTRKGNKQQYKILNVPLSSHLAANHFNQQQAEQEERMRMKKLTLDINERQEQEDYQEMMQSLAQRPAPANTNRERRPRYQHPKGAPNADLIFKTGGSISSNRVKKARNEVREKRDRQERQDRRDKQQRNQRYVTE
- the upf2 gene encoding regulator of nonsense transcripts 2 isoform X3, giving the protein MTDVCFATVSSMPAERKRSVNMDEKDVCSFSNKEKEKDRDGERRPASARDKAKDEAKMSGKKEGGKEEKRKRLEEEKKKKEEKERRKKEEEKQKAEEEQKKKEEEEKRQQEEQERKLQEEEAKRQREEEAALLKEKEEGHQLHQEAWERHQCRKELRSKNQNAHEGRPEEAFFSRLDSSLKKNTAFVKKLRTLTEQQRDSLSNDFASLNLSKYIGEAVSSVVEAKLKISDVGCAVHLCSLFHQRYAEFAPLLLQAWKKHFEARKEDKAPNVSKLRTDLRFIAELTIVGLFTDKEGLSLIYEQLKNIISTDRETHTHVSVVISFCKHCGDDIAGLVPRKVKLAADKFGLSFPPSEIISTEKQQPFQNLLREYFTSLTKHLKKDHRELQNIERQNRRILHSKGELSEDRHKQYEEFATSYQKLLANTQSLADLLDENMPELPQDKTVQEEHGPGIDIFTPGKPGEYDLEGGIWEDEDARNFYENLVDLKAFVPAILFKDNEKSGQGKDKDDAKDGKEGKDTASTTEELELELEALEITDEPLELEGADEAENEELAKKLLDEQEQEDEEANTGSHLKLIVDAFIQQLPNCVNRDLIDKAAMDFCMNMNTKSNRRKLVRALFTVPRQRLDLLPFYSRLVATLHPCMSDVAEDLCSMLKGDFRFHIRKKDQINIETKNKTVRFIGELAKFKMFSKTDTLHCLKMLLSDFTHHHIEMACTLLETCGRFLFRSPDSHLRTSVLLEQMMRKKQAQHLDARYVTMVENAYYYCNPPPMEKTVKKKRPPLQEYIRKLLYKDLSKVTTEKVLRQMRKLPWQDPEVKSYLICCMVNIWNVKYNSIHCVANLLAGLVAYQEDVGIHVVDGVLEDIRLGMEVNQPKFNQRRISSAKFLGELYNYRMVESAVIFRTLFSFISFGVNQDGSPSPLDPPEHLFRLRMVCTLLDTCGQYFDRGSSKRKLDCFLIYFQRYIWWKKSIDVWTKDHPFPIDIDYMISDTLELLRPKMRLSCSLDEATKQVADLEREVLVKLGMAMEKDGRSSAMSEGDGLDEEDDDDDEEGGADTEEQSGNESEMNEQEEDDGSENEEEEREEEEEENTDYLTDSNKENETDEENNEVTIRGGGLKHVACAEDEDFIQALDKMMLENLQQRSGEAVKVHQLDVAIPLQLKSQLKKGGSGQTCIGEGDSDISDTMQFVMLTRKGNKQQYKILNVPLSSHLAANHFNQQQAEQEERMRMKKLTLDINERQEQEDYQEMMQSLAQRPAPANTNRERRPRYQHPKGAPNADLIFKTGGRR
- the upf2 gene encoding regulator of nonsense transcripts 2 isoform X2, with protein sequence MTDVCFATVSSMPAERKRSVNMDEKDVCSFSNKEKEKDRDGERRPASARDKAKDEAKMSGKKEGGKEEKRKRLEEEKKKKEEKERRKKEEEKQKAEEEQKKKEEEEKRQQEEQERKLQEEEAKRQREEEAALLKEKEEGHQLHQEAWERHQCRKELRSKNQNAHEGRPEEAFFSRLDSSLKKNTAFVKKLRTLTEQQRDSLSNDFASLNLSKYIGEAVSSVVEAKLKISDVGCAVHLCSLFHQRYAEFAPLLLQAWKKHFEARKEDKAPNVSKLRTDLRFIAELTIVGLFTDKEGLSLIYEQLKNIISTDRETHTHVSVVISFCKHCGDDIAGLVPRKVKLAADKFGLSFPPSEIISTEKQQPFQNLLREYFTSLTKHLKKDHRELQNIERQNRRILHSKGELSEDRHKQYEEFATSYQKLLANTQSLADLLDENMPELPQDKTVQEEHGPGIDIFTPGKPGEYDLEGGIWEDEDARNFYENLVDLKAFVPAILFKDNEKSGQGKDKDDAKDGKEGKDTASTTEELELELEALEITDEPLELEGADEAENEELAKKLLDEQEQEDEEANTGSHLKLIVDAFIQQLPNCVNRDLIDKAAMDFCMNMNTKSNRRKLVRALFTVPRQRLDLLPFYSRLVATLHPCMSDVAEDLCSMLKGDFRFHIRKKDQINIETKNKTVRFIGELAKFKMFSKTDTLHCLKMLLSDFTHHHIEMACTLLETCGRFLFRSPDSHLRTSVLLEQMMRKKQAQHLDARYVTMVENAYYYCNPPPMEKTVKKKRPPLQEYIRKLLYKDLSKVTTEKVLRQMRKLPWQDPEVKSYLICCMVNIWNVKYNSIHCVANLLAGLVAYQEDVGIHVVDGVLEDIRLGMEVNQPKFNQRRISSAKFLGELYNYRMVESAVIFRTLFSFISFGVNQDGSPSPLDPPEHLFRLRMVCTLLDTCGQYFDRGSSKRKLDCFLIYFQRYIWWKKSIDVWTKDHPFPIDIDYMISDTLELLRPKMRLSCSLDEATKQVADLEREVLVKLGMAMEKDGRSSAMSEGDGLDEEDDDDDEEGGADTEEQSGNESEMNEQEEDDGSENEEEEREEEEEENTDYLTDSNKENETDEENNEVTIRGGGLKHVACAEDEDFIQALDKMMLENLQQRSGEAVKVHQLDVAIPLQLKSQLKKGGSGQTCIGEGDSDISDTMQFVMLTRKGNKQQYKILNVPLSSHLAANHFNQQQAEQEERMRMKKLTLDINERQEQEDYQEMMQSLAQRPAPANTNRERRPRYQHPKGAPNADLIFKTGGRRR